ATCAAGCCGGGAATTGATTTTGTTATCTCTGAAATTACAGGAGTTGACTGGGACAAGCAGGAGATTACAACGGCTACTGAAGGAATCTTCAAGTATGATATTCTCGTGATGTCCACAGGCTGTGATATCAGGCCGGAGGAAGTTGAAGGTCTTCAGGAGGGTTGGGGAAAGGATATTTACGGTTACTACCGCTACAATGACTGTCAGGTACTCGGCAGGGCGCTGAAAAAATTTACCGGTGGAAAACTGGTGGTGAATATTGCGGAGATGCCGATAAAATGCCCTGTGGCGCCCCTTGAATTTGCCTTTCTGGCTGACTGGTATTTCCATGAAAGAGGTATTCGGGACAAGGTGGAGATTGAGTTTGTAACACCTCTTGCCGGGGCCTTTACCAAGCCCGTGGCAACAAAAGTCCTGACCAGTGCCTGTCACGATAAAAACATTAAAATTACGCCAAACTTTTCCCTGGGATCGGTGGATCATGAGAAGAAGGTCATTCAGGCCTACGATGGTACCGAGGTTGATTACGATATGCTGGTGTCCATTCCGCCGAATTTCGGCGCCCAGGTTATGATCGATTCGGATGTTTCTGATCCCATGGGTTATATCCCTGTGGATAAACATACCTTGCAACCTGAAGGCTATGACAACGTATGGGTTCTGGGTGACGGGACAGACGTACCCACTTCAAAAGCGGGAGCTGTTGCCCATTTCCAGGGTGATGTGCTTCATGAGAATATCATGGCTTTCATTTCCGGAGGTGAACAACATGCCCGGTCCGACGGGCATGCGGTCTGATTTATAGAATCAGGCTTCGGGAAAGCCTACATAATTGATTTTAACTATGACACTGAACCTCTTACAGGAAAATATCCATTTCCGGCAGTTGGTCCGCTGAACCTGCTCAGGGAAACGGAACTTAACCATATGGCCAAGCTGATGTTCAAATGGGCCTATTTTAATCTGCTGCTGAAAGGTACCTGGCTTGGGCCGCCGGATCTGATGATGGAAGGAAAGGACCGGGGCTGATATTCAGGCGTTCTAACCCGCATTTTTCATCAGTTCAGGCGGCGTCAGCTACAAAATTTTCAAGAGTAAATAATAGTGGCCTATATTTACTGTTGAAATATTGCAGAAGATGGCGTCGCCTGGGCTGACCTTGGGTGAACATTGTGTCAATTTTGTTCGACTACTGATAGTTGGCTAATTATTTGTATTCTACAGCTCATCTCAAAATTGACACAATGTTCATGAGAAATGCGGGCTAAAAGTAAAGAGTAAGGTGCGAGGAGTAAGGGGTGAGAGAGTTTATGCTCACCCCTTTTTTTTGTCCATCGGGAATTCAAAAAACTCCTTTTAACTGCATTTCTCCTGATCTTTGTGTTAATTTTTAAAGCTGTGAATGGGGGCTGGAATTCGTCCGCCCCAACTTATAAAACGGCCGGACTGTCCTGCGTTTTTCACTTCAATAATGGGGCTTGCTCCAAAGAGCCCGCCGAAACTGACATGTTCCCCTGCTTCCTTGCCGGGAACTGGAATGAGCCGTGCCGCAGTGGTTTTTGAGTTGACCATTCCCAAGGCCATTTCATCGGCGATGATTGCGGAGATGGTATCACTGTCAACGGAGCCCGGGATGGCCACCATGTCAAGCCCCACAGAGCAGACACAGGTCATTGCTTCCAGTTTTTCAATGCAGAGGGAGCCGTTGCCAACAGCTTCCGCGAGGACTGCGTCTTCCATTACCGGAATAAAGGCACCGCTCAACCCTCCCACTGTTTTACTGGCGAAGATGCCACCTTTTTTCACGGCATCATTGAGCATGGCAAGAATGGCTGTGGATCCAGGGGCACCCACGGCATCAACGCCGAGAATCTTGAAAATCTCCCCGACGCTGTCCCCGATGGTGGGTGTGGGGGCAAGGGAGAGGTCAACTACACCAAATTCTATCCCCAGGGATTTTGATACAGCCCGTCCGATCAACTCTCCGCAGCGGGTGACCCGGAAGGTGGTCTGCTTGATTTCTTCTGCCAGTTCATCCAGCTGGAGTGTTCCGTTTTCAGGATGATTGTCGATGAGCCGTTCAAGGGATCGGGCGATGACACCCGGCCCGCTGACGCCGACATTGAGAACCGCATCCGCCTCTTCAAGTCCATGAATGGCACCTGCCATAAAAGGGTTATCCCCGGGCTGATTGCAGAATACAACGAATTTGGCGGCCCCGAAGCCACCGGAATCGGCCGTTCTTTCAGCGAGTTCCTTGATGGTGGTACCCATCATGGCCAGAGCGTCCATGTTAATGCCCTTCTGAGTCGTGGCAATATTGACTGAAGCGCAGATTTTATCAGTTTCGGCAATAGCCTCAGGCAGAGCAGCGATAAATTCCCGGTCAGTGGCTGTCATTCCCTTCTCGAGCTGGGCTGAGAAACCTCCGAGAATATCGATGCCGATATCGGTGGCAGCCTCATCGAGGCTTTTTGCGATCGAGATAAAACCGTCTCTTTTAAAACCGGCTCCCACAAAGGCGATGGGGGTTACGGAAATTCTTTTGTTGACAACGGGAATGCCGTATTTTCTACTGATCGCATCACAGGTCGGCACAAAATTTCCTGCCAGGGTATTGATTCGTTTTTTAATATTTTCACAGGTACTTTGTACCGACTCCCCCCGGCAATCAAGGAGATTTATACCCATGGTCACCGTACGGACATCCAGATTTTCTTTCTGGATCATCTCCACGGTTGCAATTATCTGGTCTGAACGGAGCATACCGGCTTTCTCCTGTTTCTGTTACCTAAATCCTGCAATCAGTGAGTTTATCGAAGATGCGAGGCATCAATGGCGCTGACGTATTTGCATACTTCAAGCCATTAGATAACAAAGCAGATTCGGTAAAGTCGCTAATCCCGCAGGGCAAAGAAAATGAAAAAATCGTTTCACCTTATCGGTGAATGAACTTGCCTTCTGTTTTTACATAATACTTTGATATAAAATAAAAAGTTATCTTTTTCATTTTCTGAAGTGCAGGATTTAGGTGTTAATGAAAGGTGACTTCATTGGTCACCTGAAAAATATCGCTGTGCTGCATCATGACATTCTGGCCGCTCTGTTTCGAATACTCTTCCAGTGCTTCCTGGATCTGTTTGAGTGAAACTGTACAGTTCTTTAAGTCAAGCTGGAGTGCCATGGTGTACTGGTCGTCTTTCAGGGTGGTTACCAGGTCCAGGATATTGATATTATAGTCGTAGCAGAACTGACTGATGCCATGCACAAGACCACCCCTGTTGGGGCCCTGGACGGTCATGATATATGTCTCCTCCGGCGGCTGAACTTTTTCCTCTTCGGGGCTGATTTCCTTTATGGAAACTTCGAACCTGCATTCTGTTTCGATATGGGAAATGGCTG
The DNA window shown above is from Desulfomarina profundi and carries:
- the sqr gene encoding type III sulfide quinone reductase, selenoprotein subtype yields the protein MKKLVILGAGSGGTMMANKMRGDLDEEWSITLIDKDNVHYYQPGFLFVPFDINKPKDIRRSRREFIKPGIDFVISEITGVDWDKQEITTATEGIFKYDILVMSTGCDIRPEEVEGLQEGWGKDIYGYYRYNDCQVLGRALKKFTGGKLVVNIAEMPIKCPVAPLEFAFLADWYFHERGIRDKVEIEFVTPLAGAFTKPVATKVLTSACHDKNIKITPNFSLGSVDHEKKVIQAYDGTEVDYDMLVSIPPNFGAQVMIDSDVSDPMGYIPVDKHTLQPEGYDNVWVLGDGTDVPTSKAGAVAHFQGDVLHENIMAFISGGEQHARSDGHAVUFIESGFGKAYIIDFNYDTEPLTGKYPFPAVGPLNLLRETELNHMAKLMFKWAYFNLLLKGTWLGPPDLMMEGKDRG
- a CDS encoding PFL family protein; the encoded protein is MLRSDQIIATVEMIQKENLDVRTVTMGINLLDCRGESVQSTCENIKKRINTLAGNFVPTCDAISRKYGIPVVNKRISVTPIAFVGAGFKRDGFISIAKSLDEAATDIGIDILGGFSAQLEKGMTATDREFIAALPEAIAETDKICASVNIATTQKGINMDALAMMGTTIKELAERTADSGGFGAAKFVVFCNQPGDNPFMAGAIHGLEEADAVLNVGVSGPGVIARSLERLIDNHPENGTLQLDELAEEIKQTTFRVTRCGELIGRAVSKSLGIEFGVVDLSLAPTPTIGDSVGEIFKILGVDAVGAPGSTAILAMLNDAVKKGGIFASKTVGGLSGAFIPVMEDAVLAEAVGNGSLCIEKLEAMTCVCSVGLDMVAIPGSVDSDTISAIIADEMALGMVNSKTTAARLIPVPGKEAGEHVSFGGLFGASPIIEVKNAGQSGRFISWGGRIPAPIHSFKN
- a CDS encoding glycine cleavage system protein R, with the translated sequence MIISVMSKDRPGIIASITGAIFKLNGDVADLNQSVLCNYLSMILSVSFPENVNKEDLIAAISHIETECRFEVSIKEISPEEEKVQPPEETYIMTVQGPNRGGLVHGISQFCYDYNINILDLVTTLKDDQYTMALQLDLKNCTVSLKQIQEALEEYSKQSGQNVMMQHSDIFQVTNEVTFH